The Plodia interpunctella isolate USDA-ARS_2022_Savannah chromosome 8, ilPloInte3.2, whole genome shotgun sequence genome window below encodes:
- the LOC128671874 gene encoding uncharacterized protein LOC128671874, translated as MNWFFILLLSAGGTFCCQILDQFNYKIIYYKENEMLNLTIEDGSFPPDVEVTSITGSCRNQVSRLLPDQFFDAKLKKYKHVKQMNVPMSRAMADCVYYVTMRSASGCLVRPVAMLQLQPGLAACRCSVEVHIDWMQELKSMYTKEHQRFLCDAQNVMCEIRSFPESGTVLTSVQKSEDTKYTRTIVFRLKNEDISQDKSTFVCQDNTFTINGRLIKIDSNTTRTKIYYNIDDEYIATCNGSNIHWILETNYIISYNYKELVVNGTFSKKLRKEDDQMKLICIDVNCDDFEIDDTCYKNILNEVTFHLNSAVSYYWVLASSSVAALSLLVLVACVWCRCRRSKAAMDMSRRPRMATPPPERPPRRQLYYSVPFERPIPGPRRD; from the exons ATGAACtggttttttatattacttcttAGTGCGGGCGGAACGTTCTGCTGTCAAATTTTGGatc AGTTCAACTACAAGATAATCTATTACAAGGAGAATGAGATGCTGAACCTGACCATCGAAGACGGGTCCTTCCCACCCGACGTGGAGGTCACGAGCATAACAG GCTCTTGCCGGAATCAGGTATCCAGACTGTTACCAGACCAGTTCTTTGATGCCAAATTGAAGAAATACAAACATGTGAAGCAGATGAATGTGCCGATGAGCCGCGCCATGGCAGATTGCGTATACTACGTGACGATGCGGTCGGCTAGCGGGTGCTTGGTGAGGCCGGTGGCGATGCTGCAGCTGCAGCCGGGGCTGGCCGCCTGCCGCTGCTCTGTGGAGGTACACATAGACTGGATGCAGGAGCTCAAATCTATGTACACTAAGGAGCATCAGAGATTCTTGTGTGACGCCCAGAATGTCATGTGTGAAATACGCAGCTTCCCAGAGTCTGGCACGG TATTAACGTCTGTACAAAAAAGTGAAGATACTAAATATACACGAACAATAGTCTTTCGACTAAAAAATGAAGATATCTCTCAAGACAAATCTACCTTTGTTTGTCAAGACAACACCTTCACCATAAATGGACGACTTATTAAAATCGACTCAAACACTACaagaactaaaatatattacaatattgatGACGAATATATCGCGACGTGCAACGGTTCTAACATACACTGGATCttagaaacaaattatataattagttataattataaagaattaGTAGTGAATGGAACATTTTCGAAGAAGTTAAGAAAAGAAGATGACCAGATGAAATTGATTTGCATTGACGTTAACTGCGATGATTTCGAAATTGATGATACGTGTTACAAGAATATATTGAACGAGGTTACTTTTCATTTGAACAGTGCAGTAAGTTATT attggGTATTGGCATCATCATCAGTTGCGGCATTGTCGTTGCTGGTGCTCGTGGCGTGTGTCTGGTGCAGATGCAGACGCAGCAAGGCTGCAATGGACATGAGCCGGCGCCCGCGCATGGCGACCCCGCCACCGGAGCGCCCGCCCCGAAGGCAGCTTTACTACTCCGTGCCATTCGAGAGGCCCATTCCGGGGCCCAGGCGCGATTAA
- the LOC128672154 gene encoding uncharacterized protein LOC128672154, producing MGRTVAKKSLRGRSLTPRGKRSTVGVNEDVGEPVSRSESLYFSDGDSDGSIWLPDVRVGGKERGQAPKRKASEDVEEAERASNKVSSVSRGRAVTRSSYTGTAETKERLRDLSAEYAQFEREMDKAGSSNYLREKEGNKKGCLVDEHLEVVRAAAQRVLAEAGKSGNLKGTAWRAMNEACHDIIVAAGKIEAQCEESEAVRILRADNKRMREQLSLLQQETKALRTAFAERASLAPTEAQTAAGVPSLEDIKGLLSEWRESFERNMFLKLGGMVNDRLKEAEKRGLLAPEPIVRPPLAADRKKEAEPQAPKTGPSYAGVAAGATLMPPARPGPAPKVAPKAALAKKQSKQGTVQAQAPAELPTAVVPPPQEDEQGWAEVVKRGKKKRSKPSPSTQPKPTQMEAPKASAQPPKKIRFTPPKTSAVVVTLKPESKMDYRAVITRATTIDLSSIGVNHVSAVRGTATGARIIEIPGANSGAAADSLAEKLREIIGSEAEVSRPFKAAQIRVSGLNEGITPEALTEATARAGKCLPGQIRVGNIRMAPDMTASVIITCPVAAANALIDEGRLLVGWTAAKVRGLEALPMRCFRCMGIGHTRALCPSPVDRSELCHRCGKTGHISSECGASEPWCAVCYAHKMAAKHVMGGPSCNPPRTRGKLAPSNKGTSEGATMEH from the coding sequence ATGGGTAGGACTGTGGCCAAAAAATCTTTAAGGGGGAGATCTCTGACCCCAAGGGGTAAGAGATCTACTGTGGGGGTCAATGAGGACGTGGGTGAGCCGGTTAGCCGGTCGGAGTCGCTGTACTTTTCGGACGGCGACTCGGACGGGTCAATCTGGCTCCCGGACGTCAGGGTAGGTGGGAAGGAGCGGGGTCAAGCCCCAAAAAGGAAGGCGTCGGAGGACGTGGAGGAGGCCGAAAGGGCCTCCAACAAGGTCTCCTCTGTCTCGAGGGGCCGAGCGGTGACCAGGAGCTCTTACACGGGCACGGCCGAGACAAAAGAAAGGCTGCGCGACCTGTCAGCTGAATACGCCCAATTCGAGCGCGAAATGGACAAGGCTGGCAGCAGCAATTATTTGAGGGAAAAAGAGGGGAATAAGAAGGGGTGCCTGGTGGACGAGCACCTGGAGGTTGTGAGGGCGGCTGCTCAGAGGGTCTTAGCGGAGGCCGGAAAATCAGGGAACTTGAAAGGGACGGCATGGCGGGCCATGAACGAGGCCTGCCACGATATAATTGTAGCAGCGGGCAAGATTGAGGCCCAATGTGAGGAGTCGGAGGCTGTCCGCATCCTAAGAGCGGACAATAAGAGGATGCGGGAGCAGCTTTCGCTCCTCCAACAGGAAACCAAGGCCCTGCGTACGGCCTTTGCCGAGCGCGCATCCTTGGCGCCTACTGAGGCCCAGACAGCGGCGGGTGTCCCCTCCCTTGAGGACATCAAGGGTCTCCTTTCGGAATGGAGGGAGTCCTTTGAAAGGAACATGTTCCTCAAGCTGGGGGGCATGGTTAACGACCGCCTCAAGGAGGCGGAGAAAAGGGGCTTGTTGGCTCCTGAACCGATTGTTCGGCCGCCTTTGGCAGCCGACAGGAAGAAGGAGGCCGAACCACAGGCCCCTAAAACCGGGCCAAGTTACGCCGGCGTAGCTGCGGGGGCTACCCTGATGCCCCCAGCACGACCTGGGCCTGCACCCAAAGTTGCACCCAAAGCTGCCCTGGCTAAAAAGCAGTCCAAACAGGGAACGGTACAGGCCCAGGCACCCGCCGAACTTCCTACTGCTGTAGTACCTCCGCCTCAGGAAGATGAACAAGGGTGGGCTGAGGTGGTCAAGAGGGGGAAAAAGAAGAGGAGTAAACCCTCCCCTTCTACCCAGCCGAAGCCTACCCAAATGGAGGCCCCCAAGGCGAGCGCACAGCCGCCTAAAAAGATTAGGTTCACCCCACCTAAGACTTCGGCGGTGGTGGTGACCCTCAAGCCGGAATCCAAAATGGACTATCGAGCGGTGATAACGAGGGCCACCACCATCGACCTTTCGTCGATAGGGGTGAACCATGTGTCGGCGGTTCGCGGCACGGCAACGGGGGCCCGAATTATCGAAATACCCGGAGCTAATAGCGGGGCTGCGGCGGACAGCCTCGCAGAGAAGCTCCGGGAGATCATCGGCAGCGAGGCGGAGGTGTCAAGGCCGTTTAAGGCGGCACAAATTAGGGTCTCTGGCCTTAATGAGGGAATAACGCCGGAGGCCCTAACAGAGGCCACAGCGAGGGCGGGAAAATGTCTACCGGGACAGATCAGGGTGGGTAATATCCGTATGGCGCCGGACATGACGGCGTCGGTGATCATCACCTGCCCTGTGGCGGCTGCCAACGCCCTCATAGACGAGGGGCGTCTCCTCGTCGGTTGGACGGCCGCCAAGGTCAGGGGGCTGGAGGCCTTGCCCATGCGGTGTTTCCGGTGCATGGGCATAGGCCACACTAGAGCCCTCTGCCCGTCCCCGGTGGACAGGTCGGAATTATGCCATCGCTGTGGCAAAACAGGACACATCTCCTCAGAGTGCGGGGCCAGCGAACCCTGGTGCGCGGTGTGTTACGCACACAAGATGGCCGCCAAACACGTAATGGGCGGCCCCTCGTGCAATCCCCCGCGCACGCGGGGCAAACTGGCCCCCTCAAATAAGGGAACCTCCGAGGGCGCCACCATGGAGCACTGA
- the LOC128671872 gene encoding facilitated trehalose transporter Tret1-like, with product MSSCALSVSSSVKQVWVAVGVLSSVVAQGVVVGYSSPLLAELRARGGFQLDLHRASLLSSILGPAVLVGQITSGVLMDVIGRRSTFLVAQIPGVVGWLLIYFCQSYSVLLTGRLFTGVSTGLVSMLSVVVLGEYTDPKQRGVYLSLKMACFNLGFTISHNVLGLLYWRTIALVAVVPYVVTAVVFYTSPESPAWLATKQKYDKCRNNFFLIRRRTGRSIWEVEEMIAAQKEQQSLVIKNSTIFQKLMCYFKKFTQKDFLKPLVLLVFSIVQLEACGRHFFSAYAANIMSDITGPGADYNKYIVIIDVLTTVAAFAAVPLMRVMNRRTLLFSSGVSSLLALFPTCIFLYLISNERLSRDYQLVPISLLSLYFFLVNIGCSAVTMAVKGELFPVRHRGAALVSGAFILFILLSISFHFTLFSLFYLNVYGTFALCGVIMASTLVGMYVMLPETKDRTLQEVEDYFHNGRYGVTRLAREDHLTIITQKDG from the exons ATGAGCTCGTGTGCGTTGTCTGTATCGTCATCTGTGAAGcag GTTTGGGTTGCGGTGGGCGTGCTGAGCAGCGTAGTGGCGCAGGGCGTGGTGGTGGGCTATAGCTCACCGCTGCTGGCGGAGCTGCGCGCACGCGGCGGCTTCCAGCTCGACCTGCACCGGGCCTCGCTCTTGT CGTCAATACTGGGTCCTGCTGTCCTCGTAGGGCAAATCACTTCAGGCGTCCTGATGGACGTTATTGGACGCCGGAGCACTTTCCTCGTAGCCCAAATCCCAGGCGTCGTGGGATGGCTCCTGATATATTTCTGCCAGAGTTACTCAGTTCTGCTGACGGGAAGGCTCTTCACAGGTGTGAGCACAGGGCTGGTTTCCATGTTATCTGTAGTCGTGCTCGGGGAATACACAGATCCGAAACAAAGAGGAGTTTATCTGAGTCTTAAAATGGCTTGTTTTAACTTGGGCTTTACAATAAGCCATAATGTTTTGGGCCTGCTGTACTGGCGGACGATCGCTTTGGTAGCGGTGGTGCCATACGTGGTGACGGCCGTTGTCTTCTACACGAGCCCCGAAAGCCCAGCATGGCTCGCtaccaaacaaaaatatgacaaatgcAGAAACAACTTCTTTCTAATACGAAGAAGAACGGGAAGGTCTATCTGGGAAGTGGAGGAGATGATTGCCGCTCAAAAAGAACAACAATCGCTCGTCATCAAGAACTCGACAATCTTTCAAAAGCTGATGTGttacttcaaaaaatttacACAGAAAGACTTTCTTAAACCGTTAGTTCTTCTCGTTTTTTCTATAGTTCAGTTGGAAGCCTGTGGCAGACATTTCTTCTCCGCCTACGCCGCCAACATCATGAGTGACATAACCGGACCTGGCGCCGACTACAATAAGTACATCGTGATCATAGACGTGCTGACCACAGTCGCCGCCTTCGCTGCGGTCCCCCTGATGAGGGTCATGAACAGGCGCACCCTCCTCTTTTCTTCAGGGGTCTCGTCGCTGCTGGCGCTTTTCCCCACAtgcatatttctttatttaatctcAAATGAAAGGCTTTCTCGTGACTATCAATTGGTGCCAATATCTTTGTTGAgcttgtatttctttttagtaaatatcGGATGTAGCGCCGTGACCATGGCTGTGAAAGGAGAACTGTTCCCTGTTCGACACAGAGGAGCTGCGTTAGTCTCCGGAgcctttattttgtttattcttttatcgatTTCCTTCCATTTTACCCtgttttcattgttttatttaaatgtgtacGGAACATTTGCATTGTGCGGAGTAATAATGGCATCGACATTGGTCGGGATGTATGTCATGCTACCTGAGACAAAGGACCGCACGCTGCAGGAGGTCGAGGACTACTTTCACAACGGCCGCTACGGCGTCACGCGTCTCGCCAGAGAGGACCATTTGActattattacacaaaaagACGGTTAA